Proteins encoded by one window of Aphidius gifuensis isolate YNYX2018 linkage group LG2, ASM1490517v1, whole genome shotgun sequence:
- the LOC122848164 gene encoding transmembrane protein 222, which yields MKDNDYFAQSSRTTSASSVMDLSIDSARGRFPFCIVWTPIPLLTYFFPFIGHMGIATSTGIIRDFAGPYHVSEDKMAFGKPTKYWQLDYSKAKGGVAGWDDAVGEASDIYKTRMHNLCCDNCHSHVATALNLMSYDNSSSWNMIKLAFMILIYGKYVGILGFIKTWTPFLFIVAVILTYWFII from the exons atgaaagataatgattattttgctCAATCATCACGTACAACAAGTGCATCATCAGTGATGGATTTGAGTATAGATTCAGCAAGAGGAAGATTTCCTTTTTGCATTGTATGGACACCAATTCCACTTTTAAc atatttttttccatttattggTCATATGGGAATAGCAACATCAACTGGAATCATAAGAGATTTTGCTGGACCTTATCATGTGTCAGAGGACAAAATGGCGTTTGGTAAACCAACAAAATATTGGCAACTTGATTATTCAAAAGCAAAAGGTGGTGTTGCTGGTTGGGATGATGCTGTTGGTGAAGCTagtgatatttataaaacaagaaTG cATAATTTGTGTTGTGACAATTGTCATTCACACGTAGCAACTGCATTAAATTTGATGAGTTATGACAACTCAAGCTCGTGGAACATGATCAAGCTAGCATTTATGATTCTCATCTATGGAAAATATGTTgg tATCTTAGGATTCATCAAAACTTGGACACCTTTTCTTTTCATTGTTGCTGTCATCTTGACTTACTggtttatcatataa
- the LOC122848165 gene encoding uncharacterized protein LOC122848165, protein MSWLFGKKKQKESPTDSAEETTSVGPSQPDDYIIIEKQGNPFAPMNPASGSVSSSSGNSLYPYLNDGSMNYPSVPSTIPQQINNNNNQIEQQNYLTGVPFKLSKQFDDDQNNEIERLKIDEIISYYSRVNVDNFNYDFGLEESVINELESTTD, encoded by the coding sequence atgtcttggctatttggtaaaaaaaaacaaaaagaatcaCCAACAGATTCAGCTGAAGAGACAACATCAGTTGGACCAAGTCAACCAGatgattatattatcattgaaaaacaAGGAAATCCATTTGCTCCAATGAATCCAGCATCTGGTAGTGTCTCTTCATCAAGTGGAAATTCACTGTATCCATATTTAAATGATGGATCAATGAATTATCCATCAGTACCATCAACAATAcctcaacaaataaataacaacaataatcaaattgaacaacaaaattatttaactggTGTACCATTTAAATTGAGTAaacaatttgatgatgatcaaAATAACGAAAttgaaagattaaaaattgatgaaataatatcatATTATTCACGTGtcaatgttgataattttaattatgattttgGTCTTGAAGAAAGTGTCATTAATGAATTAGAAAGTACaactgattaa